The region GAAGCGCACCTGGCGCGCGGTGTTCGATTTCAAACGCCGCATGAGATCCGGCAAGGTTTCCCATGCGCCGAGTTCGACCAAGCCGTGCCAGTGGTCGGGCATCAGCACCCACGCCAACAGCCGCGAGCGCGGCCACAGGCGCATATCGAGCAGCGCGTCGGTCGCCGCAGTGGCCAGACGTGGGTCGGCAAACAAAGCTCGCCGGCCGTCAGTGACCGACGTGACCAAATAAATGCCTTGGGTTTCGGAGCAACGCCCGCGACGGAGTGCGGCGTGTCCAGGAGGGCGCGGTGGAGACGGGGTCATGCGATACAGCGTCGTTGCCCGTCGCCAGCGCAGGTATCGGATGCGGGGTCGTCGTGAGGTCGGGGTTTGCCGCGAACTGGGGTCGCGGCTCACGCCGCTCTTACAGAGAAACCGCGGTGCCGCCCCTGTAGGAGCGGCGTAAGCCGCGACCGTCATCCTCCTGCTGCGCGATCATCGACGGCGATACATCTCTCTCCACGCCACCCTCAACCCGGAGCGCTGCGCAACACCACGATGCCGGCGACGATCAAAGCCACGCCGCCCAGGCGCAACGGGGTGATGGATTCGCCGAACAGGATCGAGCCGATCAGCACGGTGCCGGCGGCGCCGATGCCGGTCCACACGGCGTAGGCGCTGCCAACCGGCAAGGCGGTCAGGGCGCGGCCGAGCAGCCAGACGAAGGCGATCAGGGCGACGATCGAGGCCGCGGTCCACCAGGGTTTGGTATAGCCCTGCGACAACTTCATCGTCAGCGCCCAGGCCACGTCGATCAGGCCGGCAGCGATCAGCATGGTCCAGGCGACGGAGGGTTTGATCGCTTCGCCGATCATGGCGCTTTCTCGCGGCGCAAGGCTTCGGCGACGCTGTCGCGGGCGCGCACGCGCTCGAGGTAGGCAGCCAAGGCGGGGTACGGGTCGAGCGCGATCTTCAGCGGGCGGGTCCAGTCGACGATGGTGAACAAGTACGCATCGGCGACGCTGAAACGCTCGCCCAGCAGGTAGTCGCGATCGGCGAGGTGGCGCTCGACCACGGCCAGGCGCTTGGCCAGGCGTTCGCGTGCGACGTTGGCGGCCTGTTCGCCGTATTCGGGATGGAACAGCCAGGGGCTGAAGGTCTTGTGCAGTTCGGAGCTGATGAAGTTCAACCAGCGGTGCAGTTCGTCGCGCTCGGGCGTGCCCACCGCGGGGGCGAGGCCAGCCTCGGGCTTCAGGTCGGCCAGGTGCAGCAGCATCGCCACGCCCTCGGTGAGCACGCGGCCGTCGTCGAGTTCCAACACCGGCACGTAGCCGAGCGGGTTGATCTGGCGGAAGTCGCGGCCGTCGGCGACGACGACCGGGTCGGCGCCGATGCGCACGCGGCGCAGTTCGGCGTCGAGACCGAGTTCGCGGATGGCGATGTGGGGGGCGAACGAGCAGGTGCCGGGGGTGAAGTAAAGTTTCATGAGCGCACTCCGTTGGGATGGCGCTACTTTCGGCGTCCGCCGCGGCGGCGCCAACACGGCGAACCGACAAGGATTGCTTGCACATGCGACACGAACGATTGAGCCTGGACGACCTGGAGCTGGTGCGCGCGATCGGCGCGCACGGCAGCCTGACCGGCGCGGCCAAGGCCTTGGGGCTGGACCATTCGAGTGCGTTCCGGCGCCTGGCCGCGGTCGAGGCGCGGGTCGGTGCGGCGCTGTTCCGGCGCAGTCGCCGCGGCTATACGCCGACCGATGCCGGCGAGCTGACCATCGCCAGCGCGCAGCGCGTGCTGGCCGAGACCGAGCGCCTGCAGCGCGAGCTCGCCGGGCGCGATGCGCGCACCGAAGGGCGCATCCGCATCACCTTGCCGGACACCTTGGCGCCGGTGGCAGCGCGCATGTGCGCGGCGTTTCGCGTCGAGCAGCCGGGGTTACGTTGCGACCTGGTCGTGGCCAATGCGTTCCTGAGCCTGCAGCAGCAGGATGCGGATGTGGCGCTGCGGGCGAGCGTGTTGCCGCCGGAGGGGTTGTCGTCGCGCAAGGTCGCGGCGATTTCGATCGCGGCCTATGCGGCGGCTGGACGCGGCGGCGGGCGCGGTGCCGGGCGCGGCAAGACCACGCTCGACGAAGCGGCGTTGGCGCAAGGCGATTGGGTCGCGCTCGACGAGAGCCTGGCGCATCTGTCGTCGGCGCAGTGGTTGAGCGACCGGGTGCCGGCCGAACGCATCGCGATGCGGGTCAATACCCTGCCGGCGGCGTTGGCGGCGTGCGAGGCGGGATTGGGACGGGCCTTGTTGCCGTGTTATCTGGCCGATGCGTCGCCGGCGGTGCGGCGGATTTCGGCGCCGTTGCCGCAGGTACGGGCGGATCTGTGGTTCGCGACGCATCCGGATCTGCGGCGCTCGGCGAAGGTGAAGTTGTTGCGGGAGTTTGCGTTGCGGTGGTTGCCGGGCGAGGTGGCGTTGGAGTGAGGCGGTTGATCGGCGCGCGGCCCTCACCCCAACCCCGCTCCCGTGAACGGGAGAGAGGATTTGTCGCGGCGTGACCGGGGTTGGGTGCGGGATACAGCAATACAGAATGCGGGGATGTAGCGGCGATGCGCGGGTGTTTGATGTGGCGCCGCGAGCGTTCGCTTTCGCGGTCGCGGCTCGCGCCGCTCCTACCCTGTACGCGGCTTTGGGGTAGGAGCGGCGCGAGCCGCGACCGCGCCAATCAATTGCCGATGCAAACGAAGCACTGAAGCAAATCCCCCTGCCCCCTTT is a window of Lysobacter antibioticus DNA encoding:
- a CDS encoding DMT family transporter; its protein translation is MIGEAIKPSVAWTMLIAAGLIDVAWALTMKLSQGYTKPWWTAASIVALIAFVWLLGRALTALPVGSAYAVWTGIGAAGTVLIGSILFGESITPLRLGGVALIVAGIVVLRSAPG
- a CDS encoding LysR family transcriptional regulator — its product is MRHERLSLDDLELVRAIGAHGSLTGAAKALGLDHSSAFRRLAAVEARVGAALFRRSRRGYTPTDAGELTIASAQRVLAETERLQRELAGRDARTEGRIRITLPDTLAPVAARMCAAFRVEQPGLRCDLVVANAFLSLQQQDADVALRASVLPPEGLSSRKVAAISIAAYAAAGRGGGRGAGRGKTTLDEAALAQGDWVALDESLAHLSSAQWLSDRVPAERIAMRVNTLPAALAACEAGLGRALLPCYLADASPAVRRISAPLPQVRADLWFATHPDLRRSAKVKLLREFALRWLPGEVALE
- the gstA gene encoding glutathione transferase GstA; this translates as MKLYFTPGTCSFAPHIAIRELGLDAELRRVRIGADPVVVADGRDFRQINPLGYVPVLELDDGRVLTEGVAMLLHLADLKPEAGLAPAVGTPERDELHRWLNFISSELHKTFSPWLFHPEYGEQAANVARERLAKRLAVVERHLADRDYLLGERFSVADAYLFTIVDWTRPLKIALDPYPALAAYLERVRARDSVAEALRREKAP
- a CDS encoding REP-associated tyrosine transposase, which encodes MTVAAYAAPTGAAPRFLCKSGVSRDPSSRQTPTSRRPRIRYLRWRRATTLYRMTPSPPRPPGHAALRRGRCSETQGIYLVTSVTDGRRALFADPRLATAATDALLDMRLWPRSRLLAWVLMPDHWHGLVELGAWETLPDLMRRLKSNTARQVRFVLPLACSVWAPAYHDRALRHDDCLLTAARYLVANPLRAGLVRRVGDYPHWGALWIEGVPPTARAAPPHALCRRIAPVGAA